The Vibrio coralliirubri DNA window TGCTTGGTCAGTCGAAGGTGTGGATCTAACTAGCTTTTCCGACGGTGGTATTCAAATTGAGGCTGACACCGTTGACGTTGCCGGTAACCCTGCTTCAGCAATAAATAGCGCAGGGCAAATTGTTATTGATACTGTTTCGCCTGTTATAGACATTGATACGCTAGACGGTTTTAGCATTTTGGCATTTCGTGGCGGCCAACTGACAACCATGCAAGGCACAACCAATGTTGCCGAAGGTCTTCCTGTTTATATTGAAGTTAATGATGGCTCTCAGACTCTTGTGTTCGAGGGTATCGTAGATGCATCAGGTAATTGGGTTGTTGAAAATATTGATGTCTCGTCCCTAAACTTGGCGTCAGAATGGACGGTTTATGCCAAAGTTTTCAATACGGTAGGCAATCAAGCTATCGATGATATGCCAAGTATTATCCTGCCCGAGTCAGTTGTGTTCTCAGAAACTGTTGTCGGGATTTTTGGAAATCAAACTCAGACCTCTGATATTCGCATCGATTATGCGGACTTCTCTTTTAGCGATGATCAAAGCATCGCAGAGTCACTAACTTCTCAAACCCTATCGATAACCGTTGCTGTATCGGCTGATAAACAAAGCTTCATCGGCACACGAAGCGATGGGCAAAAAGTATTCGATGCGTCAATTTCCGGCAGCAACGTAAATATCAATTTTTATAAGGCGATTGATCAGGAAGCTGGGTTAGATTCAATTCTGACGGCTCTGCTCATCGAAGGTTTACAAACCGATGCTGATGGGACAACGGAGTTAGTCATCGGGCATTTACCTATTGTCATCAAAGATTCTGAACCTCTGGTTTTTGATGAATCTTATCAAATGATCGAGGGTGAGATTGCGTCAGGGAACGTGTTGAATAACGACATCGATTTGGACACTCAACTTACGATAAAAAGTGTTGAAGCTGATGGCACGACCAAGACGATTGTTGGTGGCTCTCCGGCTTCATTTACTACTAGCGAAGGCACCTTAACTGTATTTGCGAATGGCCACTGGACGTTTGTCGCCAACAGGAATTTGGACCACACCGTTGATCAGAACATCACCTTCAACTATGTTGCTGGCGACATCAGTAATGATTTCGGAAACGGCACTGCGGTCATTGATATTTTTGATGGTGATGCAGGGTTAGTTGTTGATGGGACAACGACCAGCTCTGAAGGTGATGTGTCTGATGGAGTTCAAACTGTAGTCGGTCAGTTTACCGTTTCCGCTGGCTCAGATAATCCAGATCCTGCTTCTATTGTATTTAATGCTAATACTCTGGTGCAGCTAGACGCCTTGGGCTTGACGACCGGAGATGAGAACTTTCCTCTAACCTACACGTTAGCGAATGATGGTAAAACGATCACCGCACAAGCAAATGGTGAAACGATATTCACGCTAACGTTGAGTGCAGTCGCTAGTGGTATCGATGTGCTAGCAGATGTCACATTAGTGTTAGAACAGCCTATAAACCACCTGTTCAGCAACGACTCCATCACCCTGCCACTTACTATTGATGGAACGGATTTAGATGGTACTTCTTTAGAGCAAGGGCAATTCGACTGGATCATCCAGGATGGAGCCGACCCAATATTAACTTCAACTAGCAATGCTGCTGTGGACGAATCAGATCTTATTCACGGCAGTGTTTCAGATACTGGCACTTTCAATCTCAACGTCGGAAGTGACTTTGTTGAGTCTGTATTTTTTGATGTTGGAGATCAGCCGCAGTTGTTTAGTGGGGGCGTACAGATCATCTATGTGGTCTCTGCAGACGGAAATGAACTTACTGGTTATGTTGGCTCTGAAAGTGCTGAAAATAAAGCGTTCACCTTGAGCTTTACCTCTCTGTCAGGTGAGACCGATACTGATGTCACTTACACCTTTGAATTATTCAAGGGCCTCGACCAAACGAATGGAACCGACCAAATTCCTTTTGTCATCACAGCAAAAGATGATGACAACGATGAAACTCAATTAACCTTGAACGTCTCGATTACGGATGGTGGGGAGCCTACGATTGGCTCTGGCATGGTCGAGTTGAGTGAAAACCCTGTTGCTGATACAACCCCGTCTGGTGTTGGAACAACAGCGAGTGCAAGCTTAGCCGTGAGTGCGGGCAACGATCCACTCGTGTTCTTGGGGTTAGATGTGACAACTGGCCAAGCCGTTCTTGATAGTGACGGTGAGGCGGTGACACGTAATGGTGAAGCATTGTCTTGGCGAGATAATGGGGATGGAACGTTTGATGCGGTATTGTCGAATGGCGATGCTGTTTTCCAAGTGAGACTTCCTGAAGATTTTAGCTTAGAAGCCAATGGTTCCACTAATGTCACGGTTGAAATTGATTTGTACCAGTCAATAGACCACGGAACCGGTGTGAAGGACACAGAGCTGTCGATTCCTGCCTCAATCGTCACCATCGATTCAGATGGTTCACGAGATACACAAGAATCTGATATTAAGATTTACGATGGTGCGAACCCTAAAATTACTGTTATCGGAAGCATTTCTGTTGATGAAGACGGTCTGCTTGGAGACAGCGAACAGGTTGGTGTTGAAGATTCTAGCCCTTCGTTAGGAATCATTGAAGGTTCCGATGATGTTGTCTCTGTGACGGTCAACACCGCTGCGTTTGATGCACTTTCATATTCCAGTGCAGGGAAAGACATTTCACTGCAAGCTGTCGATTCTGATGGTTGGTATTACGGTCAAGATTCTGATGGAAACAATATATTTAGGATTCGTTTTAATACTGACGGGACAACAGAGTTCGACCTTTATGCACCTCTCGATCACGCAAACGCTGATGGAGAGAATAATCTAGCCCTCAATTTTGAACTGGTGGTCAACGATGCGGACGGCGATAGCTCTGATCCGGCAATTTATTCTGTCAACGTAAAAGATGCTGTCCCAGTTGCGCGTTCAGGGGCAATTGAAATGGTTGAGGGTGATGACCTTAATGGACAATTTCTAACAGAAAAGTTCGCAGGTGCTGATGGCGCAACCATTGTAAGTTTTGACTATCGCGGCACTACCTATACCTTTGATAACGCAGGCACTCCTATCACGATTAATCTAATTAATGATTATGATGGTGGGTCTACTTACGGTCAGTTTACCCTTTCACCAGATGGTAGCTACCAACTAACCACGAATCCTAATGTAACGACTGATCCAGATGATCCTAAGATCGTCGATGACATCGATTATCTGGTGCGAGATGCGGATGGTGATGAAGTTACCAGTACTGCTGAGCTTATACTTGATGATAACGAAGGTTTTATTCGTTATGAAGATTCAGAAACTACAGAAGATAACGACGCCATTATTGTTGTGAGTGTGTCAACTGGAGACGTGGACCAAAGCGAAACCGTTACTGCTATCGAGTTCTCAGAAGCATCGCTAAACGGTGGTAGCTTGTACCTTGATGGGGTGCTGCTTCAAGTTGTAGACGGCAAGGTCACCTTGTCTGGAAGTCAATTGGTAGCGATTGATAGTCAGTTCACTGGGCCTAATGGACAGTTGACTTATCGTCCCGCGCTTCATGAATCCAATACCACGTCAACGGTTATCCTAGCGATCAACGCAATCATTAGCACTGATACGGATCCTAAAGAACTGACTGCTGATGTTGCAGTGTCTGTTTTACCGGTGGCTGATGCACCGGATTGGTCGGCTTCCGTGTTCTCCTATCATTCAGTAGAAGATGACTCAGACCCAATTAGTTTGGACATAACAGCTCAGCTGGTGGATCAAGATACGTCAGAAACATTGAGCTACCAGATTAGTGGGATTCCTGACGGCTTGAATTTGACGTTAAATGGCAACGCAGTCAAAGAAGGGAAATCTTACACACAGGCTCAGATTGATAAAATGGAAATCAGAGCTGACGACAACCTAGCGGGTCGCTTTGAGTTTGAGATTACTGCGGTTGCAACAGAGTCTGGCAATTCATTCGCTGACCCAGATGATAAAACGGCAAGTATTGTACATACCGTTACTGTCGATATTTCACCTGATGCTGATACTCCTCATGTGTCTGTTAAAGACTACAAGGGACTAGAGGATGAAGCTATTTACCTCAAAGACGTTATTGAAGGCGCTTTGGCGGACACCGATGGTTCTGAATCGTTAAGTTATATTATCCAAGTTCAAGATGGCTGGTCTGTTGAAGGTGATGGTACCGCAAAGATAGGCAATAATTCCTATTCAGTCACTGCCGAAGCTATCGCCAATGGTGTTGCTTATATTCAGCCTAAAGAAGACATCAGTTCCTTTACTGAAGACCTGTCAATAGACGTAACGGCGATAGCGACCGAGTCGACGATCGATTCACTTATTCCTATCAACGGGCAAGCGTCAAGTGATACAAAAACCATCAACATCTTTTTGAAAGGTGTTGTGGATGAACCTATCGCGGTAGACGGTGGTAATGGTCATTGGCAATACGACAGTGACAGTAAAGTCATCAACAACCAATCGTTCTTAAATGAGGATGGTTTGGTTCGACTTGATTTTGTCGTCCAAACAACCGATGACGATGTTTCAGAAGAGATCAACATACTTCTTACCAACATTCCTGAAGGCACTTTGCTGGTGGATGCGATGGGTGAGCCAGTATCGCTAACGATTGCGTATGTTGATGATGTGACAGGGCCCGTATTCCAAGTCTCTAACGCTCAACTGAATGACCTGTATCTCAAGCCAGTTCTTGATTTTAGTGGTGAATTAGAACTCACCGTTATTGCTATCTCAACTGAGCCCGATGGTGATTCGGGCGAGTTTCCGATGACACTTAAAGTAGAGCTAGCACCGGTCGTTGATCAAGAAGATGGCCAAGTGGTCATTACTCAAGGCATCGAAGACAGTCAAATCGGCCTGAACCTTGAGCCTTCGGTGAATCAGGATATTGATGGCAGCGAATCCTTGACGGGATATGTCATTGATAGCCTACCTGCAGATCTCACTCTTTATTTTGATGGGAGTGTTATTCAGGTTCCAGCTTCTGGCTTAGATTTGGACACTCTGCTGGACTCAACAACTCCAACGCTTTCGGATCTTCTAAGCAGCGGTCGGCTTTCTGTTACAGCTACAGAAGATTTAAGCGGAACATTCTCAATTCCTATCACCTATGAAGTCACAGATACCTCTCCAACTGGTGCAACGGATATTAAAGATATTACCGGTTCCATTAGCGTGACTGTCGACGCTCGTGTCGAGCTCGATACTCGATTAGAAGGCTCTACAGAGCTGTTACAGAGTACAGACGGCTCGCCTGTTGATATCTCTAATGCCGTGACGTTCGTCGACGCGGATATCGATGGGTCAGAGTACCTAGATTATATTTTGATCGAGATTCCAGACGGCTATTCGTTGATTGTTGAGCACCCTAATGGTGCTGCGCAAGATAGCTCTGGGAATTGGATAATATCTGCGGATGGGTTAACGAGTGACTCTTTCCAAGAGCTCGCAGCGTACATTTTAGATAATGCGACGATTTCCAGCCCAAGTGATACTCCGGTACTGGATATTGTGGTTCGTGCTCGTGTGATTGATGGTGAAGATGCGAGATATATTGATGCGACTTTCCCGCTGCAAATTACTGGTCATGACGGCGGTGGCGGTTCTTGTGACCCTGTTGGCCCACCGAGCCCGATTCAACCCGATGGCGAAATTAAAACACCTGAAGGGGAAGATATTGATCTCACTGGCTTGCTAAACACCGATGTTGGCAGTGATCCAGACAATGAAATCTCTTTCTATATTCCTGCCGATTCACTTCCTGAAGGCGTTGAGATCTCCGGTGATGGTGTGATTGCTGAATACGATGCTTCTGGTGAGATCGTCGGTTATTCAATCACTGCAGATGGACTCTCGAAACTAACGTTAACGGGCTTGGATGAAGATTTTGCAGGGTGTATTGATTTCACCATAGAGACTATTGAAACCTCACCATGTAGCGGTGATACGGTGACGACGGCCCAAACCATTAGTATCCAAGTTCTGCCTGTGGTCGATGACATTACGGTTGAAGCCGACTCCACAACCATTCAAGAAGACATCGCGACAGACCTTAACCTTGAACTGGTTCTTGGTGATAGCGTTGAAGATGGACAATTAATCACTGGTGAAGGCAATAGCGCTACCGGTAAAGAAACCGTTAACTCTCTAACGGTGAGCATTTCGAATGGAGCAACCTTGTCTGAAACTCCAACTGACACCGGGTTGTTAGTTGATAATGGCGATGGGACTTGGACGGTCACAGACCCTAGCCGTTTGAGTGATGTGTTAGTTACGCCACCTGAGCATTACAGTGGTGAAATTACCCTCACTGTGACAGCAAATATTACCGATGAAGCGGATTGCGTGACAGAAACGGATACGCAAGATAAAACGACGGTCGTGACTATTACTGTTGAGCCAGTCGCTGATGCGGCGAACTTGATAACAGAGGATATTATCGGAGATGAAGATAATTACATTTCGTTGTCATCACTTAGCGCAGAGCTGATTGACCAAGATGGTTCTGAAAACATGTCGCTTTCGTTGAAGGGAGTTCCTGAAGGCGCAGTCGTCGCGATTAAAGTAGGGGACACTTATGAGTTGGTTCCAAACAATGGCCCTGATGGTGGTTCATTTAATGGAAGTGCAACCTATGAATGGCAACTAGACCCAAGTCAGCTTTCTGATTTGGTTATTTTACCGCCAAGAGATTTTAGTGGCGATATCGGGTTAACCCTGGAAGCGATTACTCAAGAAATTGGCACTACTGATATTCGCTACACTCAGTCTGAATTTACCGTTGGTGTTAACCCAATCGGCGATAAGGTTGAGTTCTTTGACTTACCTGAACAGCTCACGGGAAGTGAGGATGACGTTATTGTTATTCCTCTTGATGCCAATAGTTTTGAAACCAACAGCGACGAGTTTTTGTCAATCACAGTGACAGTGAATGCGACCTCTGACGCAACAGGACTCGTCGGTTTAGACCGAATTAGAATTGGCTCGGAAACCAGTGCGTTTGTAACGTTAGGGAATGGAACAGCACAAGCGACCATCTTAGTGGCGGCAAGCTCTGTTAATGAGCTCGAATTCTTTGCTGGCGATGCATTTGGCAACCTTGATATTACGATCACAGGGCAAACCGTTGATCAAAATACGGTACTGGGAAATCTAGTGACTGATACTGGTGACCCGAGCTCACAAGACATGACACTCATCATCACACCTGAACCCGACGCTCCTTTGCTGAGTATTGAATACTCATCGATTGTGGCGGAAGCCAGTGGCACGATTCCACTAGGGCTCGAGTTATCTTTGATTAATCCAGCAGCCTCTGAAGAAGGGTTTATCACTATTTACGATATTCCTTCAGGGCTGACGTTATCTCACGGGTCTTATGTTGATGGGCAGTACGTCGTAAATCTAGAGGATGTGGCCGACTTAGCTATTACAGGTGGTTACAGTGGTGCAACAACCTTTGATTTGACTATTGAACCTGCGACAGAGCTAGGCAATGACCAAGCTGTGGGCTTATCACAGATTGTCTCAGTCGAATTAGTGGATGAAGGTGATTCAACCATCACCGCAACAGATGATAATGACCTGCTGATTGGGGGTACGGGCTCGGATAATTTTGTATTCGCATCTTCAGGCTTAGGGAGTGTAGAAGCCCCAAGCTACAATGTGATTCAAGATTTTGATGCGTCTCCAGACACTGATGCAATTGACCTATCGGGTATTTTGGGAAGCCTAGGGCTTAATACAGGGCTAGGGGCAACAAAATATCTAGATTTAGAAGAATCTGGTGAAGGCGTGACCATTTCTATTAAACCTAATGGAGACGATGACGTTCAACAAAATATCTTGTTAACCGATGTCACGTATGACGACTTGTATCAAGGCGATAGTAGTAGTGCGTTAGAAGCTCAAATTTTACAAAAAATGATAGATGACAATAATTTAACGCTGTAAGTTAGATGTACAGTCTATAAAAGGAAGTTTAGATTGGTAGAACAAAAAGACAGCTGGCTAGGTTGTGTTGAGTGGTTGTGTGAGCATTTTAATGTTCGCAGTCACCCTTCCAAAATAGTGTCTGGCCTACCTTTAGATGAAGGCAAGCTCAATGAATCCCTTTTTCCAAGAGCGATTGAGAAATCGGGGTTAACGCTGAGCCACGTTAAAAAAGAATTACTGAATCAATGTCAGTTCCCTGTTGTTGCTGTTGAGTCCGCGACAGGGTCTCCTCTTGTCGTAACCCAAAGCTCCGTTGGCGATTTTCAAGTATTGAATTGTGAATCCAACTTAAGCCAACAAATTCTCCTTAAAGACTTAGTCATTAAAGTGGACTCATTTGTTTGGCAAGTGGGTGCTCAAGCGCTTGATGATGCGCGTATTCAGTCCCATGAACGTAGCGAGAATAAGTCCAACACCCGTTGGTTATGGCGTGTGGTCAAAGAAGTGAAGCCTTGGTATCGCGATCTGTTTATCGCTTCGTTCTTGATCAACGTGCTAGCGTTGGTGGTTCCCCTGTTTACCATGAATGTATATGACCGTGTGGTGCCAAACCAAGCGTTTAACACGCTTTGGGTATTAGCAGCAGGCGTTGGTATTGTTGTTATTTTTGATTGGGTATTGAGAAGCTCACGAAGCTCTGTGACCGACATGGCTGGGCGCTATATTGATAACAAGTTGTCTTCTCAACTGTTCTCGAAAGTCCTTGGTATGAAGCTCGAAAATCGACCTCAATCGGTAGGTGCATTTGCAAGACAGCTTCAAGACTTCGATAGCGTGAAAGATTTCTTCACTTCGATCTCGTTAGTCACTTTAGTCGACCTGCCATTCACTTTGTTATTCCTACTGCTTATCGGCTGGCTCGGTGGCGCAATGATGTTTATTCCTGTCGCGATCATGTTGGTATTGATCGTGTTGAGCATCGCGATGAAAGGCAAAGTTGAGAAAACATTCGATGAAACCGCACGCCTCTCGACACAAAGACAAGCACAGCTGTTTGATTGCTTAACAACCCTTCCTGATATCAAGCAAAACAATGCTGAGGGAATCACTCAGAAACGTTGGGAACAGACTATTTCATCGCTCTCTCAATGGCAGACTCAATCTCGTCACTACTCCAATATCGTGACGCACTCTATTCAGTCCAGTCAGCAGATCGTTACCATCACTCTGATTATCTTCGGCGTGTATCAGATCTCTGAAGGCTTGCTGAGTATGGGTGGTTTGATAGCCGTTGTGATGTTGAGTGGGCGCGCTGCAAGTTCGGTGAACCAGCTTTCTCTTCTATTGCTGAGGTTCCAACAAACACGTTCGGCCGTAGAAGGGCTGAATCAGATTATGGAGCTACCTCAGGAAGAGTCCAAACACCA harbors:
- a CDS encoding RTX toxin — translated: MDPILYIEVGGVVWQVFPDGTWLQLPATQPKVEGVQVVSIEPQNLQEAQPLTELQIAAVEQQLEKVVTELVNNIESAPQQPNSVNDQPSSSASFIAYVRSTLDETLAEAGFDTRPTEYADEDTTSNEGNLDILLPSALLTVDILDGGDGYENQFEVPGVTITGTAVDVRDGRTVVLTITDVNGKTVTTTAITSDETYVVNGVDLSSLEEGDLQVDAVIADDFGNSITANDSTIKDTLANIEVDFDGFGDEFYNQFEISNGVLVGTIANVEDGQTINISITDSQGTIQEYTTEVSGGTWTLTLQDYSSFAEGELTVVANTIDIAGNPTTATDTIVKDTLANITAAVDDGGDGVLNSFEIQSAKFFGTVQNVEDGQTVNIRISDSTTNVIVLTATVIDGAWSVEGVDLTSFSDGGIQIEADTVDVAGNPASAINSAGQIVIDTVSPVIDIDTLDGFSILAFRGGQLTTMQGTTNVAEGLPVYIEVNDGSQTLVFEGIVDASGNWVVENIDVSSLNLASEWTVYAKVFNTVGNQAIDDMPSIILPESVVFSETVVGIFGNQTQTSDIRIDYADFSFSDDQSIAESLTSQTLSITVAVSADKQSFIGTRSDGQKVFDASISGSNVNINFYKAIDQEAGLDSILTALLIEGLQTDADGTTELVIGHLPIVIKDSEPLVFDESYQMIEGEIASGNVLNNDIDLDTQLTIKSVEADGTTKTIVGGSPASFTTSEGTLTVFANGHWTFVANRNLDHTVDQNITFNYVAGDISNDFGNGTAVIDIFDGDAGLVVDGTTTSSEGDVSDGVQTVVGQFTVSAGSDNPDPASIVFNANTLVQLDALGLTTGDENFPLTYTLANDGKTITAQANGETIFTLTLSAVASGIDVLADVTLVLEQPINHLFSNDSITLPLTIDGTDLDGTSLEQGQFDWIIQDGADPILTSTSNAAVDESDLIHGSVSDTGTFNLNVGSDFVESVFFDVGDQPQLFSGGVQIIYVVSADGNELTGYVGSESAENKAFTLSFTSLSGETDTDVTYTFELFKGLDQTNGTDQIPFVITAKDDDNDETQLTLNVSITDGGEPTIGSGMVELSENPVADTTPSGVGTTASASLAVSAGNDPLVFLGLDVTTGQAVLDSDGEAVTRNGEALSWRDNGDGTFDAVLSNGDAVFQVRLPEDFSLEANGSTNVTVEIDLYQSIDHGTGVKDTELSIPASIVTIDSDGSRDTQESDIKIYDGANPKITVIGSISVDEDGLLGDSEQVGVEDSSPSLGIIEGSDDVVSVTVNTAAFDALSYSSAGKDISLQAVDSDGWYYGQDSDGNNIFRIRFNTDGTTEFDLYAPLDHANADGENNLALNFELVVNDADGDSSDPAIYSVNVKDAVPVARSGAIEMVEGDDLNGQFLTEKFAGADGATIVSFDYRGTTYTFDNAGTPITINLINDYDGGSTYGQFTLSPDGSYQLTTNPNVTTDPDDPKIVDDIDYLVRDADGDEVTSTAELILDDNEGFIRYEDSETTEDNDAIIVVSVSTGDVDQSETVTAIEFSEASLNGGSLYLDGVLLQVVDGKVTLSGSQLVAIDSQFTGPNGQLTYRPALHESNTTSTVILAINAIISTDTDPKELTADVAVSVLPVADAPDWSASVFSYHSVEDDSDPISLDITAQLVDQDTSETLSYQISGIPDGLNLTLNGNAVKEGKSYTQAQIDKMEIRADDNLAGRFEFEITAVATESGNSFADPDDKTASIVHTVTVDISPDADTPHVSVKDYKGLEDEAIYLKDVIEGALADTDGSESLSYIIQVQDGWSVEGDGTAKIGNNSYSVTAEAIANGVAYIQPKEDISSFTEDLSIDVTAIATESTIDSLIPINGQASSDTKTINIFLKGVVDEPIAVDGGNGHWQYDSDSKVINNQSFLNEDGLVRLDFVVQTTDDDVSEEINILLTNIPEGTLLVDAMGEPVSLTIAYVDDVTGPVFQVSNAQLNDLYLKPVLDFSGELELTVIAISTEPDGDSGEFPMTLKVELAPVVDQEDGQVVITQGIEDSQIGLNLEPSVNQDIDGSESLTGYVIDSLPADLTLYFDGSVIQVPASGLDLDTLLDSTTPTLSDLLSSGRLSVTATEDLSGTFSIPITYEVTDTSPTGATDIKDITGSISVTVDARVELDTRLEGSTELLQSTDGSPVDISNAVTFVDADIDGSEYLDYILIEIPDGYSLIVEHPNGAAQDSSGNWIISADGLTSDSFQELAAYILDNATISSPSDTPVLDIVVRARVIDGEDARYIDATFPLQITGHDGGGGSCDPVGPPSPIQPDGEIKTPEGEDIDLTGLLNTDVGSDPDNEISFYIPADSLPEGVEISGDGVIAEYDASGEIVGYSITADGLSKLTLTGLDEDFAGCIDFTIETIETSPCSGDTVTTAQTISIQVLPVVDDITVEADSTTIQEDIATDLNLELVLGDSVEDGQLITGEGNSATGKETVNSLTVSISNGATLSETPTDTGLLVDNGDGTWTVTDPSRLSDVLVTPPEHYSGEITLTVTANITDEADCVTETDTQDKTTVVTITVEPVADAANLITEDIIGDEDNYISLSSLSAELIDQDGSENMSLSLKGVPEGAVVAIKVGDTYELVPNNGPDGGSFNGSATYEWQLDPSQLSDLVILPPRDFSGDIGLTLEAITQEIGTTDIRYTQSEFTVGVNPIGDKVEFFDLPEQLTGSEDDVIVIPLDANSFETNSDEFLSITVTVNATSDATGLVGLDRIRIGSETSAFVTLGNGTAQATILVAASSVNELEFFAGDAFGNLDITITGQTVDQNTVLGNLVTDTGDPSSQDMTLIITPEPDAPLLSIEYSSIVAEASGTIPLGLELSLINPAASEEGFITIYDIPSGLTLSHGSYVDGQYVVNLEDVADLAITGGYSGATTFDLTIEPATELGNDQAVGLSQIVSVELVDEGDSTITATDDNDLLIGGTGSDNFVFASSGLGSVEAPSYNVIQDFDASPDTDAIDLSGILGSLGLNTGLGATKYLDLEESGEGVTISIKPNGDDDVQQNILLTDVTYDDLYQGDSSSALEAQILQKMIDDNNLTL
- a CDS encoding type I secretion system permease/ATPase gives rise to the protein MVEQKDSWLGCVEWLCEHFNVRSHPSKIVSGLPLDEGKLNESLFPRAIEKSGLTLSHVKKELLNQCQFPVVAVESATGSPLVVTQSSVGDFQVLNCESNLSQQILLKDLVIKVDSFVWQVGAQALDDARIQSHERSENKSNTRWLWRVVKEVKPWYRDLFIASFLINVLALVVPLFTMNVYDRVVPNQAFNTLWVLAAGVGIVVIFDWVLRSSRSSVTDMAGRYIDNKLSSQLFSKVLGMKLENRPQSVGAFARQLQDFDSVKDFFTSISLVTLVDLPFTLLFLLLIGWLGGAMMFIPVAIMLVLIVLSIAMKGKVEKTFDETARLSTQRQAQLFDCLTTLPDIKQNNAEGITQKRWEQTISSLSQWQTQSRHYSNIVTHSIQSSQQIVTITLIIFGVYQISEGLLSMGGLIAVVMLSGRAASSVNQLSLLLLRFQQTRSAVEGLNQIMELPQEESKHQVIDKGDFDGGVRLDEVTFTYPDTQSPALKEISLEIKPGERVGLVGAAGAGKTTLLSIVARQYLPTTGQAFYQEIDGQLWPTSVLRSGMGWVGQTTNLIFGSVYDNVTLGATNVDEEKLRQALQQSGLNGYMGRLSNGLETPVGEGGRLLSGGQRQAVAIARALYRCPKLLIMDEPTSALDNQAEIQFFNALQSMPRETSMLISSHKSSFLMMCDRVIVLDKGQIVAEGDPKEILSLQKKSVPKGTSRFKTVSVVKGGRHE